One genomic segment of Misgurnus anguillicaudatus chromosome 23, ASM2758022v2, whole genome shotgun sequence includes these proteins:
- the gtpbp2b gene encoding GTP-binding protein 2b, with amino-acid sequence MDVQVTGTAPQTNSPHHAAENAPKKKSRTRRGKRGKRRRGKKANEPPPFLPPEAEEGNIEYKLKLVNPTQYRFEHLATQLKWRLQEGRGEAVYQIGVEDNGLLVGLTEEDMKASLKTLRRMAEKVGADITLLREREVDCDHARRKIAEVLVRKVPDDQQFLDLRVAVLGNVDSGKSTLLGVLTQGELDNGRGRARLNLFRHLHEIQTGRTSSISFEILGFNSKGEVVNYSDSRTAEEICESSSKMITFIDLAGHYKYLKTTIFGLTSYCPDFAMLVVGANTGIAGTTREHLGLAMALKVPIFIVVSKVDLCGKSTVEKTVRQLERVLKQPGCNKVPMVVANPDDAVTAAQQFTQSSSVTPIFTLSSVSGENLDLLKVFFNILPPLSNSKEQEELMQQLTEFQVDEIYSVPDVGTVVGGTLYSGVCREGDRLVVGPTDDGKFLRLKVCSIHRNRSGCRVLRAGQAATLALGNFDRSLLRKGMVMVSPKMNPTICWQFEAAIVLLFHAKTFRRGFQVTVHVGNVRQTATVECLLGKEELRTGERAVVCFRFLKHPEYLRVGAKLLFREGVTKGIGHVTHLLPSTQNHVPDQNRNQNRS; translated from the exons ATGGATGTGCAGGTTACAGGCACTGCACCGCAAACGAACAGCCCGCATCATGCAGCAGAAAATGCACCAAAGAAGAAATCACGAACGAGACGGGGCAAAAGAGGCAAACGACGGAGGGGCAAGAAGGCAAACGAACCTCCTCCGTTTTTACCACCTGAG GCTGAAGAGGGAAACATTGAGTACAAG TTGAAGCTGGTTAACCCGACCCAGTATCGGTTCGAGCACCTGGCCACACAGTTAAAATGGCGACTCCAGGAGGGCCGGGGTGAGGCTGTGTATCAGATCGGGGTGGAGGATAATGGTCTGCTGGTTGGACTGACAGAAGAAGATATGAAAGCATCACTAAAGACCCTTCGCAGGATGGCCGAGAA GGTTGGAGCTGATATCACGCTCCTGAGAGAAAGGGAAGTCGACTGCGACCATGCCCGACGGAAAATCGCTGAAGTTCTCGTGCGAAAAGTTCCCGATGATCAACAG TTCCTGGACCTTCGTGTGGCTGTTCTGGGTAATGTGGACTCAGGGAAGTCGACTCTGTTGGGTGTGTTGACTCAGGGAGAGCTGGATAACGGTCGAGGCAGAGCGAGACTCAACCTCTTCAGACACCTGCACGAGATTCAAACCGGTCGCACATCCAGCATCAGTTTTGAGATCCTTGGATTCAATAGCAAAGGCGAG GTTGTAAACTACAGTGATTCCCGTACAGCTGAGGAAATCTGTGAAAGTTCATCTAAGATGATCACATTTATTGATCTGGCCGGTcattataagtatttgaaaaccACCATATTTGGCCTGACAAGCTACTGCCCAGACTTTGCCATGCTGGTGGTTGGAGCCAACACAGGCATTG CTGGCACAACAAGGGAGCATCTGGGTCTGGCCATGGCCCTTAAGGTGCCCATATTCATCGTAGTGAGTAAAGTGGACCTGTGTGGCAAAAGCACGGTGGAGAAAACCGTCCGTCAGCTGGAGAGAGTTCTCAAGCAACCCGGCTGCAACAAGGTCCCCATGGTGGTGGCCAACCCTGACGATGCGGTCACCGCCGCACAACAATTTACACAATCTTCTAG TGTGACGCCCATCTTCACCCTCTCTAGTGTATCCGGAGAGAACCTGGACCTTCTGAAGGTCTTCTTCAACATATTGCCACCTCTGAGCAACAGCAAAGAGCAGGAGGAGCTCATGCAACAGCTCACTGAATTCCag GTGGATGAGATTTACAGTGTTCCTGATGTTGGGACTGTAGTTGGTGGGACACTATACAG CGGTGTGTGTCGTGAGGGTGATCGGTTAGTCGTGGGCCCCACCGACGATGGGAAGTTCTTACGGTTGAAGGTGTGCAGCATTCACAGAAACCGCTCCGGCTGCCGCGTGCTAAGAGCCGGACAGGCCGCCACGCTCGCGCTGGGGAACTTCGATCGCTCATTACTGCGAAAGGGCATGGTGA TGGTAAGTCCTAAAATGAACCCTACCATCTGCTGGCAGTTTGAGGCCGCCATCGTTCTCCTGTTCCATGCCAAGACGTTCCGGCGTGGTTTCCAGGTCACGGTGCACGTGGGAAATGTGAGGCAGACCGCCACGGTGGAGTGCCTGCTTGGCAAG GAGGAGCTACGGACGGGAGAAAGAGCAGTGGTGTGTTTCAGATTCCTAAAGCATCCCGAATATCTGCGTGTAGGAGCCAAGCTGCTCTTCAGAGAGGGCGTGACCAAAGGCATCGGGCACGTGACCCATCTTCTGCCCTCCACTCAGAACCACGTGCCTGACCAGAACCGTAACCAGAACCGCAGTTAG
- the tp53bp2b gene encoding apoptosis-stimulating of p53 protein 2b: MMPMFLTVYLSNSDQHFTELPITPETLCRDVVDMCKEPGEVDCYLAEMWRGSERVIGDSERIMELLQRWGQQRAEVRFFLRHNRAPGHDTGGHQAPEPPVKRNVVKGKMDRHMENGMVPPRMDITLSELQEMAARQQQQINAQQQLLASKEQRLRFLKLQDQRQQQLTSEQEKLQLLRENAENQEAKLRRVRALKGQVEQKRISNSKLVEEIEQMNGLFQQKQRELVVAVSRVDELSRQLEMLRGGKMDVAHEAGPSSTGELERMYKELQLRNKLNQEQSAKLQQQRENLNKRNLEMAAMDKRVAELRDRLWKKKAALQQKENLPLPTEGQISQPTGPSRVAAVGPYIQTTPAPPVPPRQEILVKPAYPDVTATLPKTLPKPNTGAGIMTGKISKVSDFYSSSETNSSAHGHSSTLPRMTSHTFHEKDPEADLRLQPLPLRKNQSSEDLLRDAQSADKTFGKVPPPVPNKPKPALPGQSTFSKPPYSTGTFPGKTRPANQKPPMPLPSHNHTLPTPLPPKPDTLPAATVRPFTSETGKETSNPTTLHKPQTVAASSIYSMYTQQSTLGKGYQGQSTLTRSQPRLYGKPVIPSSGGQQSHPQDCSQVDGDQVDQGTGVAPTVSSGEGQENERAPRPLSPTKLLPFLSNSHRLQSDADLEALRKKLHHAPRPLKKRSSITEPEGPSGPNIQKLLYQKTTLAAMETTAITPSGFLQAEDGTRQTSEEGTRPLEGPCDTTILESEVEDEDLNPPPLPPRSPIPDDGGISNAGLLPPPPPKEEQEVYGPPAPEPYIEEYPPYPPPPYPNTTEQEGSGEESVDMKAPEITGQVTLPPGKRTNLRKTGSERINHGMRVRFNPLALLLDSSLEGEYDLVQRIIYEVDDPSLPNDEGITALHNAVCAGHTEIVKFLVQFGVNVNAADSDGWTPLHCAASCNNVQVCKFLVESGAAVYAMTYSDMQTAADKCEEMEEGYAQCSQFLYGVQEKMGIMNRGVVYALWDYDAENPDELSFKEGDCLTVLRREDNEETEWWWVRCGDNEGYIPRNMLGLYPRIKPRQRSLA; encoded by the exons AGCGTGTGATTGGTGACAGCGAGCGAATTATGGAGTTGCTGCAGCGCTGGGGTCAGCAGAGGGCGGAGGTGCGATTCTTCCTGCGTCATAACAGAGCACCCGGCCACGATACAG GGGGTCACCAAGCTCCGGAGCCTCCTGTCAAAAGAAATGTCGTGAAGGGAAAGATGGACAGACACATGGAGAATGGA ATGGTACCTCCTCGTATGGACATCACCCTTAGTGAGCTACAAGAGATGGCGGCAAGGCAACAGCAGCAGATAAATGCCCAACAACAGCTTCTGGCGTCAAAG GAGCAGCGACTGCGTTTCCTTAAACTTCAGGACCAGAGACAACAACAGCTGACATCCGAACAGGAGAAACTACAGCTTCTGCGGGAAAATGCGGAGAACCAGGAGGCCAAACTGCGCAGGGTTCGagctcttaaaggacaagtgGAGCAGAAACGCATCAGCAACAGTAAACTAG TGGAGGAGATCGAGCAGATGAACGGCCTGTTCCAGCAGAAACAGAGAGAGCTGGTGGTAGCCGTCAGCAGGGTGGATGAGTTGAGTCGACAGCTTGAGATGTTACGTGGCGGCAAAATGGACGTCGCTCACGAAGCAGGGCCGAGCTCAACGGGTGAACTTGAGAGAATGTACAAAGAACTTCAG ctgaggaATAAGTTGAACCAGGAGCAAAGTGCCAAACTCCAGCAGCAGAGAGAGAATCTAAACAAGAGGAACCTGGAGATGGCTGCCATGGACAAAAGAGTAGCCGAACTGAGAGACCGGCTGTGGAAGAAGAAAGCTGCTCTCCAACAGAAAGAGAACTTGCCT CTGCCCACTGAAGGTCAGATCTCTCAGCCCACTGGCCCGTCTAGGGTTGCTGCTGTTGGGCCTTATATCCAAACCACCCCGGCTCCTCCAGTGCCACCCAGACAGGAGATCCTGGTGAAACCCGCTTACCCCGACGTCACAGCTACTCTGCCCAAAACGCTCCCCAAACCAAACACAG GTGCTGGTATCATGACGGGTAAGATCTCCAAGGTTTCAGACTTTTACTCCAGCTCAGAGACCAACAGCAGTGCCCATGGCCACTCCTCCACCCTCCCTCGTATGACCAGCCACACATTTCATGAGAAAG ATCCTGAGGCAGATTTGAGACTGCAGCCTTTGCCCTTACGAAAGAACCAGAGCAGCGAGGACCTCTTGAGGGACGCACAG TCTGCCGACAAAACCTTTGGTAAGGTTCCTCCACCTGTTCCTAACAAGCCCAAACCCGCTCTACCAGGCCAGTCCACCTTCAGCAAACCTCCCTACAGCACAGGCACATTCCCTGGCAAAACCAGGCCAGCCAATCAGAAACCACCGATGCCCCTTCCATCCCATAACCACACCTTACCCACACCACTCCCTCCCAAACCGGACACGTTACCCGCCGCGACGGTACGACCTTTCACGTCAGAGACCGGGAAAGAGACATCCAACCCCACCACTCTCCACAAGCCCCAGACGGTAGCCGCTAGCTCAATTTATTCAATGTACACGCAACAGAGCACTCTTGGGAAAGGTTACCAAGGGCAAAGCACGCTCACCCGATCGCAACCTCGAC tgtacggtAAACCAGTCATCCCATCCAGCGGGGGGCAGCAGTCTCATCCTCAGGACTGCAGTCAAGTTGATGGTGATCAGGTGGACCAGGGCACCGGCGTGGCCCCTACGGTCTCTTCCGGTGAGGGCCAAGAGAACGAACGCGCTCCTCGTCCCCTCAGCCCAACCAAACTCCTCCCCTTCCTCTCAAATTCCCATCGGCTCCAGAGCGACGCCGATTTGGAGGCCCTGCGTAAGAAGCTGCACCACGCGCCCAGGCCCCTCAAAAAGCGCAGTTCTATAACGGAACCCGAAGGTCCGAGCGGACCCAACATCCAAAAGCTCCTCTACCAGAAGACCACACTGGCGGCCATGGAGACCACCGCCATTACCCCATCTGGCTTCTTGCAGGCTGAGGATGGTACCAGGCAGACATCTGAAGAGGGCACCAGACCCCTGGAGGGACCCTGTGACACAACGATACTGGAGAGTGAGGTAGAGGATGAAGATCTGAACCCTCCACCCCTTCCACCTCGATCTCCCATCCCGGATGATGGCGGCATCTCTAACGCTGGACTGTTGCCTCCACCACCCCCAAAAGAAGAACAGGAAGTCTATGGTCCTCCAGCACCAGAGCCCTATATTGAGGAGTACCCACCGTACCCTCCACCTCCTTATCCCAACACAACAGAGCAAGAGGGATCAGGGGAGGAAAGTGTCGATATGAAGGCTCCAGAAATCACAGGACAGGTCACGCTTCCACCG GGCAAAAGGACAAACCTGCGTAAGACAGGCTCGGAGCGCATCAACCACGGGATGCGTGTGCGCTTCAACCCGCTGGCCCTCCTGTTGGACTCCTCCCTGGAGGGCGAATACGACCTGGTCCAAAGAATCATATACGAG GTGGATGACCCCAGTTTGCCCAATGATGAGGGCATCACCGCTCTGCATAATGCCGTTTGCGCTGGACACACGGAAATCGTGAAGTTCCTGGTGCAGTTTGGAGTGAACGTGAATGCCGCAGATAGCGATGGATG GACTCCCCTGCATTGCGCCGCCTCTTGTAATAATGTGCAGGTCTGTAAGTTCTTGGTTGAATCCGGAGCGGCCGTCTACGCCATGACATACAGCGACATGCAGACGGCGGCCGATAAATGCGAGGAGATGGAGGAAGGCTACGCCCAGTGCTCCCAGTTTCTCTATG GTGTACAGGAGAAGATGGGCATTATGAACAGGGGTGTCGTTTATGCCTTGTGGGACTACGATGCTGAAAATCCAGATGAGTTGTCCTTTAAAGAGGGAGACTGTCTGACAGTCCTACGAAGAGAAGACAATGAAGAGACGGAGTGGTGGTGGGTAAGATGCGGCGACAATGAGGGCTATATACCACGTAACATGCTCGGG ctGTACCCAAGAATCAAACCTCGACAGAGGAGCCTTGCATAA